The following are encoded together in the Dyella terrae genome:
- a CDS encoding sensor histidine kinase — protein MEPRAHVLPRLFIDVVLPSTIAALALILALCVQQTHNLAERVDATASLRLARLAGELDATSGAPSQAALDRTLQEGKEDRVVRVEWHGSDGTLWSSGTAGNGATYRSEVQPHGSASSWVSMQVDTHPLHQAQAMVWLLGALCATGVLVLAWLARVSIRHRVLEPLSQVRYAVHELVNARHPQLDNTPAATEFIELRKSLQRLSELQEEQRRDWSAMQHDNAVEALDRLRQSQAATRSKSQFIALVSHHFRQPLQALELFAAGLDQNASQEQQSLFQQMRGSIASMTRLLDALLEISRLDAGVIAVKPVGFTAAELFMRDRTSLNHEAVQQQVTLTWRGSRHQLHGDADVAASLLYQLASNAIANAPAGRVLIAARRRGQSIRIEVRDNGTGIAVIHQQRIFEEFVQLQAGESERRGGYGLGLAIAERLARLLGTRIGLRSEPGRGSTFWFDLPRMPVMERHSTSPQKQAPATWRQAS, from the coding sequence ATGGAACCGCGCGCACATGTGTTGCCCCGCCTGTTCATCGATGTGGTTTTGCCCAGCACCATCGCCGCCCTGGCGCTGATCCTGGCGCTGTGCGTGCAGCAGACCCACAACCTGGCCGAACGCGTCGATGCCACGGCCAGCCTGCGGCTGGCACGGCTTGCGGGCGAACTGGATGCCACCAGCGGCGCCCCATCCCAGGCCGCGCTGGACCGGACCCTGCAGGAGGGCAAGGAAGATCGGGTCGTGCGGGTGGAGTGGCACGGTTCGGACGGCACCCTGTGGAGCAGCGGCACCGCCGGCAACGGCGCTACCTACCGCAGTGAGGTTCAACCCCATGGCAGCGCCTCGTCATGGGTGAGCATGCAGGTGGATACGCACCCCCTGCACCAGGCACAGGCCATGGTCTGGTTGCTAGGCGCGCTATGCGCGACAGGTGTACTGGTGCTCGCCTGGCTGGCGCGTGTATCCATTCGCCATCGCGTGCTCGAGCCGCTGTCACAGGTGCGCTATGCGGTGCACGAGTTGGTCAATGCACGACACCCGCAGCTCGACAATACGCCGGCCGCCACCGAGTTCATTGAATTGCGCAAGAGCCTGCAACGTCTTTCCGAACTGCAGGAGGAGCAACGCCGCGACTGGAGCGCGATGCAGCACGACAACGCCGTGGAGGCGCTGGATCGCCTGCGCCAGAGCCAGGCCGCCACGCGCAGCAAATCGCAGTTTATCGCCCTGGTCAGCCATCATTTCCGGCAGCCGCTGCAGGCGCTGGAACTGTTCGCCGCTGGCCTCGACCAGAATGCCAGCCAGGAGCAGCAGTCACTGTTCCAGCAGATGCGCGGCAGCATTGCATCGATGACGCGCCTGCTGGATGCGCTTCTGGAAATCTCCCGGCTCGACGCCGGCGTGATCGCAGTGAAACCCGTCGGCTTCACCGCCGCCGAGCTGTTCATGCGCGATCGCACCTCGCTCAATCACGAAGCCGTGCAGCAGCAAGTCACGCTCACATGGCGAGGCAGCCGTCACCAGTTGCACGGTGACGCAGACGTCGCAGCCAGCCTGCTCTATCAGTTGGCCAGCAACGCCATTGCCAATGCCCCGGCAGGACGCGTACTTATCGCCGCGCGCCGCCGCGGCCAATCCATCCGTATTGAAGTGCGGGATAACGGCACAGGCATCGCCGTGATCCACCAGCAGCGCATCTTCGAGGAATTCGTGCAATTGCAGGCCGGTGAAAGCGAACGGCGCGGCGGTTACGGGCTTGGCCTCGCCATCGCTGAACGCCTCGCCCGATTGCTGGGCACTCGCATCGGCCTGCGCTCGGAACCCGGACGCGGCAGCACCTTCTGGTTCGACCTGCCACGCATGCCGGTCATGGAACGCCACTCCACCAGCCCGCAGAAACAGGCGCCCGCCACCTGGCGGCAAGCGAGCTGA
- a CDS encoding DUF3617 domain-containing protein — MSSRCRWLVAVSLLGMASVVLAQDIPANMPKRKPGLWDMQTSGMGGQPQTTKFCLDADTDTAMYKMGTHMSGQMCSKFKIDVQGSNKVVTDAVCKINTPNGAVNMTSHSETTYQGDSAYSTQGHITYDPAIMGHADMTVTSTGRWVGQCAAGQKPGDMIMANGQTLNIKDMPGH; from the coding sequence ATGTCCTCACGTTGTCGCTGGTTGGTCGCCGTTTCCTTGCTGGGTATGGCCAGTGTCGTTCTGGCGCAGGATATCCCCGCCAACATGCCCAAGCGCAAACCGGGTCTGTGGGACATGCAGACCTCCGGCATGGGCGGCCAGCCCCAGACCACCAAGTTCTGCCTTGACGCGGACACCGACACGGCGATGTACAAGATGGGCACGCACATGAGCGGCCAGATGTGCAGCAAGTTCAAGATCGACGTGCAGGGCAGCAACAAGGTCGTGACGGACGCTGTCTGCAAGATCAATACGCCCAACGGTGCGGTCAACATGACCAGCCATAGCGAAACCACCTACCAGGGTGACAGCGCCTATTCGACCCAGGGCCACATCACCTACGACCCCGCCATCATGGGCCACGCCGACATGACCGTGACCAGCACGGGCCGCTGGGTGGGGCAGTGCGCGGCTGGCCAGAAGCCGGGTGACATGATCATGGCCAACGGCCAGACCCTCAACATCAAGGACATGCCGGGCCACTAA
- the phnD gene encoding phosphate/phosphite/phosphonate ABC transporter substrate-binding protein — protein MSKERIASYRRNANRVRLACARVAVLLLLTLLGGTSAWADPAHATGHINGLTFGILPIGGPSESLAAWRPMLDDLSHTLHLPIRSLSVSTYEGLGEAMAEERVDFAFVSGRLALDAVIHDRMQVIAQLTRSNGSRGYYSVLLVPRDSPLRSLDDLFKQPGKLRYARGEVLSVSGYLVPETQVFANRRLDSDTFFANVTVDNHQNNALAVANNEADVATNNTADLERFAERFPDQYARLRVLWTSSLIPHAVVVIRTDLPADLRQRVAAALTSYAKGKNAQAELAKLHLIHDISGFTPTGNETLVPFADIEFNLDRRRAYSAQWVSDAAMQARLKKIDAEHEALVRQLMAPSSP, from the coding sequence GTGTCGAAGGAAAGGATCGCAAGCTATCGCAGAAACGCCAACCGCGTGCGCTTGGCCTGCGCGCGGGTCGCGGTGTTGCTCCTGCTCACTCTGCTTGGCGGTACGTCCGCCTGGGCCGATCCGGCGCATGCCACCGGGCACATCAACGGGCTGACCTTCGGCATCCTGCCCATCGGCGGCCCCTCCGAGTCGTTGGCCGCCTGGCGCCCGATGCTCGACGACCTCAGCCACACGCTGCACCTGCCCATCCGCAGCCTGTCGGTAAGCACGTATGAAGGACTGGGCGAGGCCATGGCCGAGGAGCGCGTGGACTTCGCCTTTGTCTCCGGCCGACTCGCGTTGGACGCGGTGATCCACGATCGCATGCAGGTGATCGCCCAGCTCACGCGCAGCAACGGCTCGCGTGGCTACTACTCGGTGCTGCTCGTGCCCAGGGACTCGCCGCTGCGCAGCCTGGACGACCTGTTCAAGCAGCCGGGCAAGCTGCGCTATGCACGCGGGGAAGTGTTGTCGGTCTCCGGCTATCTCGTGCCCGAAACCCAGGTGTTCGCCAACCGCCGGCTGGATTCGGACACCTTCTTTGCCAACGTCACCGTCGACAACCACCAGAACAATGCACTCGCCGTCGCCAACAACGAGGCCGACGTCGCCACCAACAATACCGCTGATCTCGAACGATTCGCGGAACGGTTTCCCGACCAGTACGCACGCCTGCGCGTGCTATGGACGTCCAGCCTGATTCCCCATGCCGTGGTGGTGATCCGCACGGACCTTCCCGCCGACCTGCGCCAGCGTGTCGCCGCAGCGCTCACCTCGTATGCCAAGGGCAAGAACGCCCAGGCGGAGCTGGCGAAGCTGCACCTCATCCACGACATCAGCGGCTTCACACCCACCGGCAACGAGACGCTAGTGCCTTTCGCCGATATCGAATTCAACCTCGACCGCCGGCGCGCTTATAGTGCGCAATGGGTCAGCGACGCCGCCATGCAGGCTCGCCTCAAGAAGATCGATGCCGAGCACGAGGCGCTGGTGCGCCAGTTGATGGCGCCCAGCTCTCCGTGA
- a CDS encoding LuxR C-terminal-related transcriptional regulator, which yields MRILIADDHRLIVEGVKLKLTELGPDTSFVTAMDMAELRAAIHAPEASSLSLALIDLAMPGVQGSEHLAEVIEHLPQVPVMVLSGSEDGALMKSLLAMGVQGFIPKAYSPDIMLSAVRLVLSGGVYVPPLLLQERADGPVSAPAAVAAQTASSAADSLEERLRKLLTERQIDVLRLLSQGKPNKLIARDLGISEGTVKIHLAAIFRALNVRNRVEAVVASRRISGL from the coding sequence ATGCGTATATTGATCGCAGACGACCATCGACTGATTGTCGAAGGTGTCAAGCTCAAGCTGACCGAGCTTGGGCCGGATACGTCCTTTGTCACTGCCATGGACATGGCGGAACTTCGCGCAGCGATTCATGCGCCGGAGGCCTCGTCGCTATCCCTCGCGCTCATCGACTTGGCCATGCCCGGCGTGCAGGGCAGCGAGCATCTGGCCGAGGTGATCGAGCACCTCCCGCAGGTTCCCGTGATGGTGCTCTCCGGTTCCGAAGACGGCGCGCTGATGAAAAGCCTGCTGGCCATGGGCGTGCAGGGCTTCATTCCCAAGGCCTATTCGCCGGATATCATGCTATCCGCCGTACGCTTGGTGCTGTCGGGCGGCGTCTACGTGCCTCCGCTGCTCTTGCAGGAGCGCGCCGATGGACCGGTCTCCGCACCCGCTGCCGTGGCCGCACAAACAGCGTCCAGCGCTGCCGACTCTCTGGAAGAACGGCTCCGCAAGTTGCTCACGGAGCGGCAGATCGATGTGCTGCGCCTGCTTTCGCAAGGCAAGCCAAACAAGCTCATCGCACGGGATCTCGGCATCAGCGAGGGCACGGTGAAAATTCACCTTGCTGCCATTTTCCGGGCGCTCAATGTACGCAACCGGGTCGAAGCCGTGGTCGCTTCGCGACGCATCAGCGGCCTCTGA
- a CDS encoding type VI secretion protein IcmF/TssM N-terminal domain-containing protein, whose amino-acid sequence MQQALTAIDAMRLLECFAPLFAYGLLIDEQAASQNLSDDEWPSVHARALALVDQGRGAAFARGKPLAEVELAAFAAVAWLDEIAARRGGWGSGVGPLQQVLFRTGSAATEFFDQLGRLDSGEEEVREVFSMALLLGFSGQYYYEQGDGGELGRIKALYCPAGANALVVLQSLQRESVTPQPYMTPGSPVLRLPGTWLGRRLAQLVATLVVLLVFVAFVAPVFSQGVSEQAWFMGGIIVAVLGVVGWIGALAWQSLVMMRAHTRVADSTDSGYGIGSFSAAVKDAARRLRGAILHPFRRSGRWRQLSRHPWLLFVGDSAADVRSLLQAAAASPHARELSRANDTRPWHWWVFRSLVAIEPGPRLSSPHAAIGDGDAPWSKALLLLAKERRKLPLDGLVICMAAQSLRESEAAVAIYADRLHRLAVEATRRLQLQLPVYVVVTGLEALPGHAAFRSMLPASVFRRVLGWRHASSVRDGVLDGRMEVQADAVTERLISAALAVLAMERDPHKRREAFAFLQSLHGVQRGLRGFVERLQANEAGGERRLHWQGLYVTGGSRNDAPGGDFVDDLFNRFLPADRVLARRVAPKS is encoded by the coding sequence ATGCAACAGGCTTTGACGGCTATCGACGCCATGCGGCTGCTGGAATGTTTCGCACCTTTGTTCGCCTATGGCTTACTGATCGACGAGCAGGCGGCAAGCCAGAATCTCTCTGACGACGAATGGCCGTCCGTACACGCTCGCGCACTCGCGCTGGTGGACCAGGGGCGTGGCGCGGCCTTCGCACGCGGCAAGCCGTTGGCCGAAGTGGAGTTGGCGGCGTTCGCCGCCGTGGCTTGGCTGGACGAGATCGCGGCCCGGCGCGGCGGATGGGGCAGTGGGGTTGGCCCGTTGCAGCAGGTGCTATTCCGCACGGGAAGTGCGGCCACGGAATTCTTCGATCAGCTCGGCCGGCTGGACAGCGGCGAGGAAGAAGTGCGCGAGGTCTTCAGCATGGCCCTGCTGCTCGGGTTCTCTGGCCAGTACTACTACGAACAAGGTGACGGCGGCGAACTCGGCCGCATCAAGGCGCTGTATTGCCCGGCGGGCGCGAATGCACTGGTCGTGTTGCAATCGCTACAGCGCGAGTCGGTGACGCCGCAGCCCTACATGACGCCAGGGTCGCCAGTGCTGCGCCTGCCGGGAACCTGGCTGGGGCGCCGGCTGGCGCAACTGGTGGCCACGCTCGTCGTGTTGTTGGTATTCGTCGCTTTCGTGGCGCCTGTTTTCAGCCAGGGTGTATCGGAGCAGGCATGGTTCATGGGCGGCATCATCGTGGCCGTCCTCGGTGTGGTCGGCTGGATAGGCGCGCTTGCCTGGCAATCGCTGGTGATGATGCGGGCGCATACACGCGTGGCGGACAGCACCGACTCCGGCTATGGCATCGGCAGTTTTTCCGCCGCGGTGAAGGATGCCGCTCGCCGTCTGCGCGGCGCGATTCTCCATCCGTTTCGTCGCAGCGGCCGGTGGCGTCAGTTGTCCCGCCATCCCTGGTTGCTGTTCGTTGGCGACAGCGCCGCCGACGTACGCTCGTTGTTGCAGGCCGCTGCTGCTTCACCCCACGCGCGCGAACTGTCGCGCGCCAATGACACGCGACCGTGGCATTGGTGGGTGTTTCGCTCGCTGGTGGCGATCGAGCCTGGCCCGCGCCTGTCTTCTCCCCATGCGGCCATCGGCGACGGTGATGCGCCCTGGTCGAAGGCTCTGTTGCTGCTGGCGAAGGAGCGTCGCAAGTTGCCGCTGGATGGTTTGGTCATCTGCATGGCGGCACAGAGCCTGCGCGAATCGGAGGCTGCTGTCGCTATATACGCGGATCGCCTGCATCGACTGGCGGTCGAGGCCACGCGGCGTCTCCAACTGCAGCTTCCGGTCTACGTGGTGGTGACCGGCCTCGAGGCATTGCCTGGTCATGCTGCCTTTCGTTCCATGCTGCCTGCTTCGGTATTCCGTCGCGTGCTTGGATGGCGGCATGCCAGCTCTGTGCGTGATGGTGTGCTGGATGGACGCATGGAGGTGCAAGCAGACGCGGTGACTGAGCGACTGATATCCGCGGCGCTCGCCGTGCTGGCGATGGAGCGTGATCCGCACAAGCGGCGCGAGGCGTTTGCCTTCCTGCAGTCGCTGCATGGCGTGCAGCGTGGGCTACGCGGCTTCGTCGAGCGCTTGCAGGCCAACGAAGCCGGCGGCGAGCGTCGCCTGCACTGGCAGGGCCTGTACGTTACGGGCGGCTCGCGCAACGACGCACCGGGCGGCGATTTCGTCGACGATCTCTTCAATCGCTTCCTGCCGGCTGACCGCGTGCTTGCCCGGCGCGTCGCTCCGAAAAGCTGA